TCAACACTTCCCCAAACTAATGCATAATACAGACGCTCCGTAGTTTTATCAAAAAACTGCTTAGATAAATGCGCCATCGCAAACTCAGTTTTAGCAACAACTAATAAACCACTGGTATCTTTATCGATTCTATGAACTAATCCAGGACGTTCATTGCTATTCTTTGGTAAGTTTTCGATATGATGAATTAATCCGTTTACTAAAGTTCCTGAATAATTTCCATGACCTGGATGAACTACCATACCAGGTTCTTTGTTCACCACAATAACATCATCATCTTCGTATACAATATTAATTGGTATATCTTGAGCTACTAATAAGTTTTCGTGTGGTGGATGTGCTAAAACTACACGAACTACATCTTTTGGTTTTACCTTGTAATTCGATTTTACAGCTTTATCATTTACTAAAATGTTCCCTGCCTTAGCCGCTTGTTGAATTTTATTTCGTGTAGCATTTTCAATAAAGTTCATCAAAAACTTATCTACACGTAAAGGGTCTTGTCCTTCTGTAGCTGTAAAACGATAATGTTCATATAATTCAGAACTTTCGTCTTGAATATCATAATTCTCCTCCTGCATCTAATCTCTATTTATTTAAAATATTAATTTAAAGATCCGTCACCCAAAATAAGATCAATTACAGATTTTTTAGGTAATTTATCTCCTAAGCCTACTTGCTTTCCTTTATGCTTTAATCCTCTTACAACATCTTTTCCTATATCTGGAACATAAGTAAATTTTTCTCCTACTAAAAAACCTATAGATATTAAATGTGTAATTGCTTGACGTTTTGTTTTCCCATTTAAATCAGGAATTGCAACGTCTTTATATTTTGACGGATTTAATGTCAAATAAATTTTTCTTTTTTCTTTTACAAAATCTCCCGCTTCAGGATTTTGCT
This genomic stretch from Tenacibaculum jejuense harbors:
- a CDS encoding RluA family pseudouridine synthase, producing the protein MQEENYDIQDESSELYEHYRFTATEGQDPLRVDKFLMNFIENATRNKIQQAAKAGNILVNDKAVKSNYKVKPKDVVRVVLAHPPHENLLVAQDIPINIVYEDDDVIVVNKEPGMVVHPGHGNYSGTLVNGLIHHIENLPKNSNERPGLVHRIDKDTSGLLVVAKTEFAMAHLSKQFFDKTTERLYYALVWGSVENDEGTIEGHIGRSAKDRMQMAVYPDGDYGKAAVTHYKVIERFTYVTLVECRLETGRTHQIRAHFKYIGHTLFNDERYGGDQILKGTTFSKYKQFVDNCFKLLPRQALHAKTLGFVHPTTGEFMQFNSEVPEDIKACLEKWRRYSTNSTFES
- a CDS encoding PASTA domain-containing protein, encoding MKLLQFLKSKVFLKQIIIAIIGLLLFVFLLQWWLGYTTNHNQKIQVPNLEKKSIAEVKQLLDELSLDFIVIDSASYNPDFPRKSVMEQNPEAGDFVKEKRKIYLTLNPSKYKDVAIPDLNGKTKRQAITHLISIGFLVGEKFTYVPDIGKDVVRGLKHKGKQVGLGDKLPKKSVIDLILGDGSLN